A stretch of the Halorussus salinus genome encodes the following:
- a CDS encoding ATP-binding protein: protein MNKTNLQPITNESQPTSHVKVGESRVKSSEIVRLEHRGIDAFFYAKPVEDFVGGIGNKVKFHGNVAKLFGGIDFSSPFYVDAKVSKRDVEAARRVELRVRGAPEEQIAQFMRDSEYLVHNMEEVVSNGDDLVPVQVYSMEPSGYRTLRVTDETEIEFVSRSDVQDRSPDAPGGSGGGGGSGGGPGGAGDDSENDVDIDVTPKKPTKSFEEDVAGLDTVKQTARTMLAMFDPQKQEQVERLYGEGFASRGGSMLLYGPPGCGKTLVSEAIAHEAKNETDIEDEYGDVKFLEVKGGDVLSRYPGESERRIEAVFDQAHQVAQDGFAVLFFDEVETLIPDRSDDSLQRHERSLTNAFLQEMNDIEDNLLVIGATNMPFTIDPAATRRFPIQQFIPQPDAAVMSQVWEVNLRDLPNADEIDFQRLGEESVGYTPAEIADRVLGSDLQREFVESVVHDDREAITPDTDYLLSWLDDTEPKTVRQYVSSVREQLDDLEGYPEMQRYVEEQAEEHGISLGNGGGGLGDLLASAAGGGSDSDAESEGDASEGGGDTGNAGGDDAPGALPEGRAGGGDS from the coding sequence ATGAACAAGACGAACCTACAACCGATAACCAACGAGAGCCAACCGACCTCGCACGTCAAAGTCGGCGAGAGCCGAGTCAAATCGTCGGAGATCGTCCGACTCGAACACCGCGGCATCGACGCGTTCTTCTACGCCAAACCGGTCGAGGACTTCGTCGGCGGCATCGGCAACAAGGTCAAGTTCCACGGGAACGTCGCCAAACTCTTCGGCGGCATCGACTTCTCGTCGCCGTTCTACGTGGACGCGAAGGTGAGCAAGCGCGACGTGGAGGCCGCTCGCCGCGTCGAACTCCGCGTCCGGGGCGCGCCCGAGGAGCAGATAGCCCAGTTCATGCGCGACAGCGAGTATCTGGTCCACAACATGGAGGAGGTCGTCAGCAACGGCGACGACCTCGTGCCGGTGCAGGTGTACTCGATGGAGCCGTCGGGCTACCGGACCCTGCGCGTGACCGACGAGACCGAAATCGAGTTCGTCTCCCGGTCGGACGTACAGGACCGGAGTCCCGACGCGCCCGGCGGGTCCGGCGGTGGCGGCGGGTCCGGCGGCGGTCCCGGCGGCGCGGGCGACGACAGCGAGAACGACGTGGACATCGACGTGACGCCAAAGAAGCCGACCAAGAGCTTCGAGGAGGACGTGGCCGGACTCGACACGGTCAAGCAGACCGCCCGGACGATGCTGGCGATGTTCGACCCCCAGAAACAGGAGCAGGTCGAACGCCTCTACGGCGAGGGGTTCGCCTCGCGGGGCGGGAGCATGCTCCTGTACGGGCCGCCGGGGTGTGGGAAGACGCTCGTCTCGGAGGCCATCGCCCACGAGGCGAAAAACGAGACCGACATCGAAGACGAGTACGGCGACGTGAAGTTCCTCGAAGTGAAGGGCGGGGACGTGCTGTCGCGGTATCCCGGCGAGTCCGAGCGCCGCATCGAGGCCGTCTTCGACCAAGCCCATCAGGTCGCCCAAGACGGCTTCGCGGTCCTCTTCTTCGACGAGGTGGAGACGCTGATTCCCGACCGGAGCGACGACAGCCTCCAGCGCCACGAGCGGTCGCTGACCAACGCCTTCTTGCAGGAGATGAACGACATCGAGGACAATCTGCTGGTCATCGGCGCGACCAACATGCCCTTCACCATCGACCCGGCCGCGACGCGGCGCTTCCCCATCCAGCAGTTCATCCCGCAACCCGACGCCGCGGTCATGTCGCAGGTCTGGGAGGTCAACCTCCGGGACCTGCCCAACGCCGACGAGATAGACTTCCAGCGACTCGGCGAGGAGTCCGTCGGCTACACCCCCGCGGAAATCGCCGACCGGGTGCTGGGTAGCGACCTCCAGCGGGAGTTCGTCGAGAGCGTGGTCCACGACGACCGCGAGGCCATCACGCCCGACACCGACTACCTCCTGTCGTGGCTGGACGACACCGAACCGAAGACCGTCCGCCAGTACGTCTCCAGCGTCCGCGAGCAGTTGGACGACTTGGAGGGGTACCCCGAGATGCAACGCTACGTCGAGGAGCAGGCCGAGGAACACGGCATCTCGCTCGGGAACGGCGGCGGCGGACTCGGCGACCTCCTCGCGTCGGCGGCGGGCGGCGGAAGCGACAGCGACGCCGAGAGCGAGGGAGACGCCAGCGAGGGCGGTGGCGATACCGGTAATGCCGGTGGCGACGACGCTCCCGGCGCGCTCCCCGAGGGTCGCGCCGGAGGAGGCGACTCGTGA
- a CDS encoding outer membrane protein assembly factor BamB family protein encodes MSDPGPTGGYAPTESFESGRVTAVSADADRVVLGTDAGTVEIVAADGRTTVDFEAPIADLAVGNRVYALADGSVAALSTGGTRVWSVELPEASELAALPEADVLGVVTDDDRLVGFDGETGGQEFDVDRPHADVTGDPGFFGTDGAFVLVAWSFLAVRNLDGSERFDENLDGAIESAGIVDDTIVVSLKDERVVGVDLTTGEKQWERELAVADLPDRGDDALLFTAEEQLVSLEADGTYAPVADLPSGDVYPTSDGDLFCVVADGTIAVYSSTAGPDALGFAVEEDRLVRGETDAVTLRVRNRGDRPVAAPLRVVGDGAALDRASWTADLAPGESATRSLAVESMGTDDTAALAVESEGDLLGSLSLPVESPPGASLAADVSLDAVTDGAAALTVTVENEGDAPATHVSVSPGDVKLGRLAPGESAAADLELPFEEGTAVPVAVRSDDDAAEVETALPDRGCAVDVDATDGFVDATVENRADATVSDDLVVSGDCFDAPVERRVELAAGDRLVVALRPDWTVETADVEAGLVGLGASASARLDGRRLGGSDRGRSGRGGSDRDRSSRGGSGRRDGRSPDRERRQRRDDRSRRDDGRSSRDEPRPEEGGRRDGPRRESGERRQRPPRREADANRASRERDRRPPRESDRRPPRRESDRRPPRRDRDGESARRETEADSRRRDPDPGAVEESRRRDEKEPRRRDEKEPRRRDDGDSSAMVEDGPVESGAGVADSAGRGATGPALAADRRLETTDPARTRGVRERIAVRNEGDDDATGVELSLADETVAVGDLAPDDRAVVERYHAFFEADETDLPAGRVAGDDADCEIEGERLAVEPADLAAEVVFEREDDGYLVRAQLENGRDADCAVERIGTRDLGIWDADCRVPAGETVEWTRRVEGSGLDPVVETVVEYAFPDGETERFGTLGRVTEANGTDPTGVDAVSVGVGDETRVSGGYGSVVLAVENRGDAPVEELSVEATGEAVSDLMYAGGEEVDRLAPGDRFTHFVDVETDGPEASVSVSLAADDDEGEVVLRGPAPADEDEWSDETLADWSVERGDDADETDVSHLRSSFETA; translated from the coding sequence GTGAGCGACCCCGGTCCGACGGGCGGGTACGCCCCGACCGAATCGTTCGAGTCGGGCCGGGTCACCGCGGTCTCGGCCGACGCCGACCGGGTGGTGTTGGGGACCGACGCCGGGACCGTCGAAATCGTCGCGGCCGACGGCCGGACCACCGTGGACTTCGAGGCACCGATAGCCGACCTCGCGGTCGGCAACCGGGTGTACGCGCTGGCCGACGGGAGCGTCGCCGCGCTCTCGACCGGCGGAACGCGCGTCTGGTCGGTCGAACTCCCGGAAGCGAGCGAACTCGCCGCGCTCCCGGAGGCCGACGTGCTGGGCGTCGTGACCGACGACGACCGACTCGTCGGGTTCGACGGCGAGACCGGCGGACAGGAGTTCGACGTGGACCGGCCCCACGCCGACGTAACCGGCGACCCCGGCTTCTTCGGGACCGACGGCGCGTTCGTCCTCGTGGCGTGGTCGTTCCTCGCGGTCCGGAACTTGGACGGGAGCGAGCGGTTCGACGAGAACTTGGACGGTGCCATCGAGTCGGCGGGCATCGTGGACGACACCATCGTCGTCTCGCTCAAGGACGAGCGCGTCGTCGGCGTGGACCTGACGACCGGCGAGAAGCAGTGGGAGCGGGAACTCGCGGTCGCCGACCTCCCCGACCGAGGAGACGACGCCCTGCTGTTCACCGCCGAGGAACAACTCGTCTCGCTGGAAGCAGACGGCACGTACGCCCCGGTCGCGGACCTCCCGAGCGGCGACGTGTACCCGACCAGCGACGGCGACCTGTTCTGCGTGGTCGCGGACGGCACCATCGCGGTGTACTCCTCGACCGCCGGTCCGGACGCCCTCGGCTTCGCGGTCGAGGAGGACCGACTCGTTCGGGGCGAGACCGACGCCGTGACCCTCCGAGTACGGAACCGAGGCGACCGGCCGGTCGCGGCCCCGCTCCGCGTCGTCGGCGACGGCGCGGCCCTCGACCGGGCGTCGTGGACCGCAGACCTCGCGCCCGGCGAGTCGGCGACGCGCTCGCTCGCGGTCGAATCCATGGGAACCGACGACACCGCCGCGCTGGCCGTCGAGTCGGAGGGCGACCTCCTCGGGTCGCTGTCGCTCCCCGTGGAATCGCCGCCCGGCGCGTCGCTCGCCGCGGATGTCTCGCTCGACGCCGTGACCGACGGCGCGGCCGCGCTCACGGTTACGGTCGAAAACGAGGGCGACGCGCCAGCGACCCACGTCTCGGTGTCGCCCGGCGACGTGAAGTTGGGACGACTCGCGCCCGGCGAGTCGGCCGCCGCGGACCTCGAACTCCCCTTCGAGGAGGGCACCGCCGTCCCCGTCGCGGTCCGGAGCGACGACGACGCGGCCGAGGTCGAGACCGCGCTCCCCGACCGCGGCTGTGCGGTGGACGTGGACGCCACCGACGGATTCGTGGACGCGACCGTCGAGAACCGCGCGGACGCGACCGTGAGCGACGACCTCGTGGTGTCGGGCGACTGCTTCGACGCGCCGGTCGAGCGCCGGGTCGAACTCGCCGCCGGGGACCGACTCGTCGTCGCGCTTCGCCCCGACTGGACCGTCGAGACGGCCGACGTGGAGGCCGGGCTGGTCGGTCTCGGCGCGAGCGCGTCGGCCCGGTTGGACGGCCGTCGCTTGGGCGGGTCCGACCGCGGCAGGTCGGGTCGCGGTGGATCTGACCGCGACAGGTCGAGTCGCGGCGGGTCGGGACGCCGAGACGGTCGGTCGCCCGACCGCGAGCGACGTCAGCGCCGCGACGACCGGTCTCGCCGTGACGACGGCCGGTCGTCCCGTGACGAACCGCGCCCCGAGGAGGGCGGTCGGCGCGACGGACCCCGGAGAGAGTCCGGCGAGCGTCGCCAGCGACCGCCCCGCCGCGAGGCGGACGCGAACCGAGCGTCCCGCGAGCGGGACCGACGACCGCCGCGGGAATCGGACCGGCGTCCGCCGCGACGAGAGTCCGACCGCCGACCGCCTCGGCGGGACCGAGATGGCGAGTCGGCCCGCCGAGAGACCGAAGCCGACTCCCGACGCCGCGACCCGGACCCCGGCGCTGTCGAGGAGTCCCGGCGACGCGACGAGAAGGAGCCTCGGCGACGCGACGAGAAGGAGCCTCGGCGACGCGACGACGGGGACTCCTCGGCGATGGTCGAGGACGGCCCGGTCGAGTCCGGGGCCGGAGTCGCCGATTCGGCCGGTCGAGGAGCGACCGGTCCGGCTCTGGCGGCCGACCGGCGACTGGAGACGACCGACCCCGCCCGGACCCGCGGCGTCCGCGAGCGAATCGCGGTCCGCAACGAGGGCGACGACGACGCGACCGGCGTCGAACTCTCGCTGGCCGACGAGACCGTCGCGGTCGGCGACCTCGCGCCCGACGACCGCGCGGTCGTCGAGCGTTATCACGCCTTCTTCGAGGCCGACGAGACCGACCTCCCGGCCGGGCGGGTCGCGGGCGACGACGCCGACTGCGAAATCGAGGGCGAACGTCTCGCGGTCGAACCCGCCGACCTCGCCGCGGAAGTCGTCTTCGAGCGCGAGGACGACGGCTACCTTGTCCGTGCGCAACTCGAAAACGGCCGGGACGCCGACTGCGCGGTCGAGCGAATCGGAACCCGCGACCTCGGTATCTGGGACGCCGACTGCCGGGTCCCCGCCGGTGAGACCGTCGAGTGGACTCGCCGGGTCGAGGGGTCGGGGTTAGACCCCGTGGTCGAGACGGTCGTGGAGTACGCGTTCCCGGACGGCGAGACCGAGCGGTTCGGCACGCTCGGCCGAGTCACGGAGGCGAACGGGACCGACCCGACGGGCGTCGATGCCGTCTCGGTCGGCGTCGGCGACGAGACCCGCGTCTCGGGTGGCTACGGAAGCGTCGTCCTCGCGGTCGAGAACCGCGGCGACGCGCCGGTCGAGGAGCTTTCGGTCGAGGCGACCGGCGAGGCGGTCAGCGACCTGATGTACGCTGGTGGCGAGGAGGTAGACCGACTCGCCCCCGGCGACCGGTTCACCCACTTCGTGGACGTGGAGACCGACGGCCCCGAAGCCAGCGTCTCGGTCTCGCTGGCGGCCGACGACGACGAGGGCGAGGTCGTCCTGCGCGGCCCCGCTCCCGCCGACGAGGACGAGTGGTCCGACGAGACGCTGGCCGACTGGTCGGTCGAACGCGGCGACGACGCCGACGAGACCGACGTGAGCCACCTTCGCTCGTCCTTCGAGACCGCTTGA
- a CDS encoding COG1361 family protein codes for MDKRSAVAVCLALLVAVHGFAGAATAQSNVSVSRAAAAASSGDQITRTVTTTFEATSNRTVNVDGQMADGNVEFAFQEWSDLDGTADGTGTSWRVRAGHEYELRYRATIPASASEGYHTAYTAGSGPERKQLTVRVTEPQFGFIDTQDVTVVFKSNDQGSASKKVDISNDGEGQMRPSEVTFSGVPDGFAVNAENLPNRIGAGDSKSMTLQIEAAQSVSKGDYQFRATVTDNLGKTESFDVSVTVAKPAVLDAGDNGEVEVGDILVGGDETVEFTVSEEGGYTGISGVSSTVTNADQYGSIAFDGLRYLDTSPGGSATAEVSVSVPDSAPQHSNLDWTVRLKPDGENSVGKKIEFNGRVIYPARFGSLGTSDTSMEFDQPRSEVDSHTKTVEVTVPNEGDLDMNLRGASASTDSSRVTASVVNAPDTIAGQSTGTVRVRVEADPSTPEGNYGLSVDVNAEEAGSKQVDTQISVSHGVKLSVEKTALSYGDVIVTKNLTKSTDVAEDLEYRDVSDLSVTKVSGPDQWLTVVERPPETLTAGEAAPFVVALRFDTGAELYREYTWTYRVAGENVENRTVTVTATAKPYSFDQIRDPLNEYTGSGDWQDETASGMVTALDTLEGQLRDGGDVSRTDLSTSIAAGRATLLFIESVENARDIRASDGNEAAQDEVVRAAATYNLLDSYVSQLDDSQLRDSAGESRAAADETVQQLVTRQTDYYQSRLDSGNVSKIEQAHIKRQLAQLASLQGDDERAERLRTESAAAFDAYTETVKEGNEERQSARKLHDEARDEMLTVVFGQPLMLNPAKWDAFGRTSSAVQATYGEAATAFREAGATEEAQRVADERQRMASQYQLARYSMYGSTAAYLLGFAGLVVYLVRSTYAYVRDARESVSGDFLVAS; via the coding sequence ATGGATAAGCGCAGTGCAGTAGCGGTCTGTCTGGCGCTGTTGGTCGCGGTCCACGGCTTCGCCGGAGCGGCGACGGCCCAGTCGAACGTGTCGGTCAGTCGGGCGGCGGCCGCCGCGAGTTCCGGCGACCAGATAACGCGAACCGTGACCACGACCTTCGAGGCGACTTCGAATCGGACGGTCAACGTCGACGGCCAGATGGCCGACGGGAACGTCGAATTCGCCTTCCAAGAGTGGAGCGACCTCGACGGAACCGCGGACGGGACCGGAACCTCGTGGCGCGTCCGAGCGGGCCACGAGTACGAACTGCGCTACCGAGCGACCATCCCGGCAAGCGCCAGCGAGGGGTACCACACGGCGTACACCGCTGGCAGTGGCCCGGAGCGCAAACAACTCACCGTCAGAGTGACCGAACCGCAGTTCGGTTTCATCGACACGCAGGACGTGACCGTGGTGTTCAAGTCGAACGATCAGGGAAGCGCCAGCAAGAAGGTGGACATCTCGAACGACGGAGAGGGTCAGATGCGCCCCTCGGAAGTCACTTTCAGCGGCGTTCCGGACGGGTTCGCGGTGAACGCCGAGAACCTGCCGAACAGAATCGGCGCTGGCGACAGCAAGTCGATGACGCTCCAAATCGAGGCCGCCCAGTCGGTCTCGAAGGGCGACTACCAGTTCCGAGCGACGGTCACCGACAACCTCGGGAAGACCGAGAGCTTCGACGTGTCGGTCACGGTGGCGAAGCCCGCAGTCCTCGACGCAGGGGACAACGGTGAGGTCGAAGTCGGGGACATCCTCGTCGGCGGCGACGAGACCGTCGAGTTCACCGTCTCCGAGGAGGGTGGCTACACCGGCATCAGCGGGGTCTCCTCGACGGTGACGAACGCCGACCAGTACGGTTCCATCGCGTTCGACGGCCTGCGTTACCTCGACACCTCGCCCGGCGGGTCGGCGACCGCTGAGGTGTCCGTGTCGGTGCCCGACAGCGCGCCACAGCACAGCAACCTCGATTGGACGGTCCGACTCAAGCCGGACGGCGAGAACAGCGTCGGCAAAAAGATAGAGTTCAACGGGCGGGTCATCTACCCGGCGCGGTTCGGGAGCCTCGGGACCAGCGACACCTCGATGGAGTTCGACCAGCCCCGGTCCGAGGTCGATTCCCACACCAAGACCGTCGAGGTGACGGTCCCCAACGAGGGCGACTTGGACATGAACCTCCGAGGCGCGAGCGCGAGTACCGATAGCAGTCGCGTCACCGCGAGCGTCGTGAACGCGCCCGACACTATCGCTGGCCAATCGACCGGTACGGTGAGGGTTCGAGTCGAAGCCGACCCCTCGACGCCCGAAGGCAACTACGGACTCAGCGTCGACGTGAACGCCGAGGAGGCCGGGAGCAAGCAGGTCGATACGCAAATTTCGGTCAGTCACGGCGTCAAGCTATCCGTCGAGAAGACCGCGCTGAGTTACGGCGACGTGATCGTCACGAAGAACCTCACGAAGAGTACCGACGTGGCCGAGGACTTGGAGTACCGCGACGTGAGCGACCTGTCGGTGACGAAGGTCTCCGGACCGGACCAGTGGCTGACGGTGGTCGAGCGCCCGCCCGAGACGCTGACCGCGGGCGAGGCCGCGCCGTTCGTCGTCGCGCTTCGGTTCGATACGGGTGCGGAACTCTACCGCGAGTACACGTGGACGTACCGCGTCGCGGGCGAGAACGTCGAGAACCGCACCGTCACCGTCACCGCGACCGCCAAGCCCTACTCGTTCGACCAGATACGCGACCCGCTGAACGAGTACACCGGGTCGGGCGACTGGCAGGACGAGACGGCTTCGGGGATGGTGACGGCCCTCGACACGCTCGAAGGCCAACTCAGGGACGGCGGCGACGTGTCCCGGACGGACCTCTCGACCTCTATCGCGGCCGGACGAGCGACACTGCTGTTCATCGAGTCGGTCGAGAACGCCCGCGATATTCGGGCGAGCGACGGCAACGAGGCCGCCCAAGACGAGGTGGTTCGGGCCGCCGCGACGTACAACCTGCTGGATAGCTACGTCTCGCAACTGGACGACTCGCAACTGCGCGACTCGGCGGGCGAGTCGCGGGCCGCGGCCGACGAGACGGTCCAGCAACTCGTCACCCGCCAGACCGACTACTACCAGTCGCGACTGGACTCCGGAAACGTCTCGAAGATAGAGCAGGCCCACATCAAGCGCCAACTCGCCCAACTCGCCTCGCTCCAAGGCGACGACGAGCGCGCCGAACGCCTCCGCACCGAGTCGGCCGCGGCGTTCGACGCCTACACCGAGACGGTCAAGGAGGGCAACGAGGAGCGTCAGTCGGCCCGAAAGCTCCACGACGAGGCGCGCGACGAGATGCTGACGGTCGTGTTCGGCCAACCGCTGATGCTCAACCCGGCGAAGTGGGACGCCTTCGGGCGGACCTCGTCGGCGGTGCAGGCGACCTACGGCGAGGCCGCGACCGCCTTCCGCGAAGCGGGCGCGACCGAGGAGGCCCAGCGCGTCGCCGACGAGCGCCAGCGGATGGCCAGCCAGTACCAGCTGGCCCGCTACTCGATGTACGGTTCGACCGCGGCCTACCTCCTCGGGTTCGCGGGACTGGTCGTCTACCTCGTGCGTTCGACGTACGCCTACGTCCGGGACGCCCGCGAGTCGGTCAGCGGCGACTTCCTCGTGGCGTCGTAG
- a CDS encoding carboxypeptidase regulatory-like domain-containing protein produces the protein MAGTNSSRRERLGAALLAALLALSVVAGVAGLGAANDGTDHVTRNGDTLVVQLGENATATKKITVSVAGGRTVGVTTKNATKTFPVPVKKLSVPKQNLNRTRVTVKSNGTELFNETANLRHLKFGKTKNAEFGNGKLRVPLTQALGYGGGQSVAVTLGGSKKPVSGTVQYEGNDSYLAVSFDAGALSLPLKENANLAVSNRATTSINLRAHVERATSVTALDGGTLAVSNPLFAGGEYDLTVETNGARFAGAVTATDGRLTVSDSALAAASSWTVSAYRDGQPLFENVTEQARTTETITANVTQNGSVVSLADESVSATRTTVWLTNVSQASSATNQSRYVSVSVPVENGDVNLSSTRYRLHPNGSYRLVVTGEQFVRAEVSGNESASDTLFYAAGDAANGGSGGDGSSGTFSLIEDNLMLVAGIGGVLLVGVIGGAFLHSRGDSSSGSAGATSGGTDHEVQLRAMDAARSELAAEPVTVVAKKHGSTARADGGREEIELTDGTGSLSLGRGRWTFTAESGDVSDQKRRRTINSDATLRFELGPQNAAAIVTDDDGEPLSNVPVTATLDGGESSTGRTDSDGRVAFELPLEADEVELSASHEKYDGDATTVSLGGGSAPEESLTLDLRTGSLDVTVTVDGTPVSGLPVETRSREQAVREVGGQREGTTDDEGVAGFTGLPVGKYEVGTEIPGDAFAVQSKRVSVRDGRRARATLDASFEYSLGRRQRDRIAEIRRDVDELTTGSGRDVAIPRYYGSVVTALLDAVERLPREGHRFATADADPDEVVAALLDTAEETVELVDDAMATKRNTDLFGACVDMADARVSWDGDFEVETLFGLLGEDRTAQRQPVRTQLQAVDDRINDERSDVAVVAPARELWEGVKQLVRDAPDDDPVRGAAVVFAAAGLLEAIDELFDHDELRERLERTVF, from the coding sequence ATGGCCGGGACGAACTCCTCACGACGCGAACGCCTCGGGGCGGCGCTGTTGGCGGCCCTGCTGGCGCTGTCGGTCGTCGCGGGCGTCGCCGGATTGGGGGCCGCCAACGACGGAACCGACCACGTCACCCGGAACGGCGACACGCTCGTCGTCCAACTCGGCGAGAACGCGACCGCGACGAAGAAGATTACCGTCTCGGTCGCGGGCGGCAGGACGGTCGGCGTGACGACGAAGAACGCGACGAAGACGTTCCCCGTCCCGGTGAAGAAACTCAGCGTTCCGAAACAGAATCTGAACCGGACGCGGGTGACGGTGAAGTCGAACGGTACCGAACTGTTCAACGAGACCGCGAACCTCCGGCACCTGAAGTTCGGGAAGACCAAGAACGCCGAATTCGGGAACGGGAAACTCCGCGTGCCGCTGACGCAGGCGCTCGGCTACGGCGGCGGCCAGTCGGTGGCGGTGACGCTCGGCGGCTCGAAGAAGCCGGTGTCGGGGACGGTCCAGTACGAGGGCAACGACTCGTATCTCGCCGTCTCGTTCGACGCGGGCGCGCTGTCGCTCCCGCTCAAGGAGAACGCGAACCTCGCGGTGTCGAACCGCGCGACGACCTCGATAAATCTCCGGGCGCACGTCGAGCGCGCGACCAGCGTCACGGCGCTCGACGGCGGGACGCTCGCGGTGTCGAACCCGCTGTTCGCGGGCGGCGAGTACGACCTCACGGTCGAGACGAACGGCGCGCGATTCGCCGGTGCAGTGACCGCGACGGACGGCCGACTCACAGTGTCCGATTCGGCGCTCGCGGCCGCGAGCAGTTGGACCGTCTCGGCGTACCGCGACGGCCAACCGCTGTTCGAGAACGTCACCGAGCAGGCCCGCACGACCGAGACGATTACGGCGAACGTCACGCAGAACGGGAGCGTCGTGTCGCTGGCCGACGAGTCGGTATCCGCGACGCGAACGACCGTCTGGCTGACCAACGTCTCGCAGGCCTCCTCGGCGACCAACCAGTCGCGGTACGTCTCGGTGTCGGTCCCCGTGGAGAACGGCGACGTGAACCTGAGTTCGACGCGCTATCGCCTACACCCCAACGGGAGCTACCGCCTCGTCGTGACGGGCGAGCAGTTCGTCCGCGCGGAGGTATCGGGCAACGAATCGGCGAGCGATACGCTGTTCTACGCGGCCGGTGACGCCGCGAACGGCGGGAGCGGCGGCGACGGCTCGTCGGGGACGTTCAGCTTAATCGAGGACAACCTGATGCTCGTCGCCGGTATCGGAGGAGTTCTCCTCGTCGGCGTCATCGGCGGCGCGTTCCTCCATTCCAGAGGAGACAGTTCGAGCGGAAGCGCCGGAGCGACTTCGGGAGGTACCGACCACGAAGTCCAGCTTCGAGCGATGGACGCCGCGAGGAGCGAACTGGCGGCCGAGCCGGTGACCGTCGTCGCCAAGAAGCACGGCAGCACGGCGCGCGCCGACGGGGGCCGCGAGGAGATCGAGTTGACCGACGGCACCGGGTCGCTGTCACTGGGCCGGGGCAGGTGGACGTTCACGGCCGAGTCCGGCGACGTGAGCGACCAGAAGCGTCGGCGGACCATCAACTCCGACGCGACGCTTCGATTCGAACTCGGCCCGCAGAACGCCGCGGCGATCGTGACCGACGACGACGGAGAACCGCTCTCGAACGTCCCGGTGACGGCCACGCTCGACGGCGGCGAGAGCAGTACGGGCCGGACGGACTCCGACGGACGCGTGGCGTTCGAACTCCCGCTCGAAGCCGACGAGGTCGAACTGTCCGCCAGCCACGAGAAGTACGACGGCGACGCGACCACGGTGTCGCTCGGCGGCGGTAGCGCCCCCGAGGAGTCCCTGACCCTCGACCTCCGGACCGGGAGCCTCGACGTGACCGTCACCGTGGACGGGACGCCGGTCTCGGGACTGCCCGTCGAGACGCGCTCGCGCGAGCAGGCGGTCCGCGAGGTCGGCGGCCAGCGCGAGGGGACGACCGACGACGAGGGCGTGGCCGGGTTCACCGGCCTCCCGGTCGGCAAGTACGAGGTCGGGACCGAGATTCCCGGCGACGCCTTCGCGGTCCAGTCCAAGCGCGTCAGCGTGCGCGACGGTCGGCGCGCTCGCGCGACCCTCGACGCGAGTTTCGAGTACTCGCTGGGTCGCCGACAGCGCGACCGCATCGCCGAGATTCGACGCGACGTGGACGAACTGACGACCGGTTCGGGCCGCGACGTGGCGATTCCCCGTTACTACGGGAGCGTCGTGACCGCTCTCCTCGACGCCGTCGAACGACTCCCGCGGGAGGGCCACCGGTTCGCCACCGCCGACGCCGACCCCGACGAGGTGGTCGCGGCGCTCCTCGACACGGCCGAGGAGACCGTCGAACTCGTGGACGACGCGATGGCGACCAAGCGCAACACCGACCTGTTCGGGGCCTGCGTGGACATGGCCGACGCGCGCGTCTCGTGGGACGGCGACTTCGAGGTCGAGACGTTGTTCGGTCTCCTCGGGGAGGACCGCACGGCACAGCGCCAACCGGTCCGGACCCAACTGCAGGCGGTGGACGACCGCATCAACGACGAGCGGTCGGACGTGGCGGTTGTCGCTCCGGCCCGCGAACTCTGGGAGGGCGTCAAGCAACTCGTGCGCGACGCGCCCGACGACGACCCGGTTCGGGGTGCGGCGGTCGTCTTCGCGGCGGCCGGACTGCTGGAGGCGATAGACGAACTGTTCGACCACGACGAACTGCGCGAACGACTCGAACGGACGGTGTTCTAA